The genomic window TGCTTTATTACAAACTCTAAATTATATCACGATTGATTATTTATAGGAAGCATTGTTAAACAAAAGCTTGACTTACTATTTTTTCCGCAAGCGGTAAGTAATTCTGCCTTTAGTTAAGTCGTAGGGTGTCAATTCAACTTTGACGCGATCGCCTGGTAAAATTTTGATGTAATTACGACGAATTTTCCCGGAGATGTGGGCTAACACATCAAAGCCATTATCAAGCGATACTCTAAACATCGCATTCGGCAACGAGTCTGTGACCGTGCCTTCCATTTCAATCAAATCTTGTTTAGACAAGTTATATTTTCCTCAATTCTACTGGCTGTTTAATTACCCACAGCTAAGGGCGGTATAGCATAGCAATTAAAACAATTCCACCTTTTATTAATATATCTTATCTAGCATCAAGCTAAAGTTTGACTATCAAACTTGGGTGTATTTGTCAACTAATCGGCTACTACTTGATGGAGGTCGGTGTTGACAGCTTCTAGGGGTTGATTGCCATTAACGTAAACAAGTTGGTGGCGATCGCTATAAAAGCCAATTAATGGTTTAGTATCGGCGTGGTAAACCTCCAAACGACGGCGAATCACGTCTTCGGTGTCATCAGGACGACCGCGACCTAACAATCTCTCGATCAAAATATCGTCGGGTACATCTAAGTTGATGACTTGAGCGCTACTATGACCGAGTTTTTGCAGCAATGCGTCTAAAAACTCTGCTTGGCTGACAGTGCGGGGAAAACCATCTAAGATCCAACCGGAATTGATATCGTCTTGGTGGAGGCGTTCTTCGACCATAGCTTGAACTAAATCGTCTGGTACAAGTTCGCCGCCATCCAT from Synechocystis sp. PCC 7509 includes these protein-coding regions:
- a CDS encoding adenylate kinase produces the protein MARLIFLGPPGAGKGTQAVALAEKLQIPHISTGDILRQALKARSPLGIKAQGYMDGGELVPDDLVQAMVEERLHQDDINSGWILDGFPRTVSQAEFLDALLQKLGHSSAQVINLDVPDDILIERLLGRGRPDDTEDVIRRRLEVYHADTKPLIGFYSDRHQLVYVNGNQPLEAVNTDLHQVVAD
- the infA gene encoding translation initiation factor IF-1, producing MSKQDLIEMEGTVTDSLPNAMFRVSLDNGFDVLAHISGKIRRNYIKILPGDRVKVELTPYDLTKGRITYRLRKK